The Niastella koreensis GR20-10 genome includes a window with the following:
- a CDS encoding class I SAM-dependent methyltransferase — MSESTTMQPTTNPNKALWEKGDFTQIADTMRESGTALIAKLDVKPGMDVLDLGCGDGTTALPAARLGAKVLGVDIARNLVAAANKRIEEAGLTNITVQEGDASNLEGIPDESFDQVQTFFGAMFAPKPNDVAKEMVRVVRNGGRVVMGNWIPNDPTLVAQILKICSAYTPPPPEGFVSPMLWGLEDQVKERFVQAGIAPENISFERDTFIFYALYSPTTFLEKFRMYYGPTMNAFDAAEKNGKANELQRELSALFNSQNRSGNANTTSIPATFLLVKAVK, encoded by the coding sequence ATGAGTGAATCAACAACCATGCAGCCAACAACGAATCCTAACAAGGCTTTATGGGAGAAAGGCGATTTTACCCAAATTGCCGATACTATGCGCGAAAGTGGCACCGCTCTTATCGCCAAACTGGACGTAAAGCCCGGGATGGATGTACTGGACCTTGGCTGTGGGGATGGAACTACTGCGCTTCCTGCTGCCCGGCTGGGCGCCAAAGTATTAGGCGTGGATATTGCCCGCAACCTGGTGGCCGCTGCCAACAAACGCATTGAGGAAGCAGGGCTTACCAACATTACTGTTCAGGAAGGCGATGCCTCCAACCTGGAAGGAATACCTGATGAAAGTTTTGATCAGGTACAAACCTTTTTCGGTGCCATGTTTGCGCCCAAACCTAATGATGTGGCAAAAGAAATGGTTAGAGTAGTGCGTAATGGCGGAAGGGTTGTAATGGGCAACTGGATCCCTAACGATCCTACATTGGTTGCACAAATATTGAAGATCTGTTCTGCTTATACGCCACCACCACCGGAGGGTTTTGTAAGCCCGATGTTATGGGGCCTGGAAGACCAGGTGAAAGAGCGTTTTGTTCAGGCTGGCATTGCACCTGAAAATATTTCTTTTGAAAGGGATACGTTTATTTTCTACGCTTTGTATTCTCCCACCACGTTTCTCGAAAAATTCAGAATGTATTATGGACCTACCATGAATGCTTTTGATGCTGCTGAAAAGAATGGCAAGGCCAATGAGCTGCAACGCGAGCTGTCAGCATTATTCAATAGCCAGAACAGAAGCGGCAATGCAAACACTACTTCTATACCAGCTACGTTTTTGCTGGTGAAGGCAGTGAAATAA
- the ppk1 gene encoding polyphosphate kinase 1 has product MEMNIFNDRDLSWLSFNKRVLDETLLDDLKIYDKIKFLAIHSSNLDEFARVRLAALENEAEQSSPEEREMHLKALYDARQEVYNQSLASRKILEQVVLPQLRSHNINLYYGDSTYLQEHYEEMIHIFMSKVLSYLQPVTITSHTNVFLEDRMLYFLVHVNAGRRLNDLKIVLNIPANSLPRFFTLSKVDDKHYIVYLDDIIRIGVQSLFKNFEFKGIYSIKINRNADLHVDDDTEDEADFVEVLQRGLDLRKTGAPSRFQYDASMPETLIKFCHQQFQLEEGEMLPVGHYLSSSDFFRFPNPNGGSLQQANWTPLKHPSLSLYGNYFNAIASQDYLIHFPYQSYDYVLVFFNLAVLDQDVTEIMATFYRVAQDSHIVNALISAAKNGKKVKAFVELKARFDEANNLHWANEMAKAGVEITYSIPGIKVHAKAALIKRRENGKEKKYAFFGTGNFNEKTAAIYSDMGLFTSNPNLCNELESMFQYLYKRQQPAPFKHLLVSQFGSLEKFVQLIDNEIAAAKQGQPSGIIIKVNNLEEEEVINKLYEASRAGVPIKLCVRSICRIKPGVPGLSENIELIRVVGRYLEHSRVFIFHNKGQQDIYLGSADWMKRNLRSRVEVVFPVYDEAIKKQVLDFIAIQFTPATKTQWLSPNLEPMPWEEEVKQYCPQQSFYDYLKNQQSQ; this is encoded by the coding sequence ATGGAGATGAATATATTTAATGACCGTGACCTCAGCTGGCTCTCTTTTAACAAACGGGTGCTGGATGAAACCTTACTGGATGATCTCAAAATATACGATAAAATAAAATTCCTGGCCATCCATAGCAGCAACCTCGATGAATTTGCCCGCGTCCGGCTGGCAGCTTTGGAAAATGAGGCAGAGCAATCATCGCCCGAAGAACGGGAAATGCATTTAAAGGCGTTGTACGATGCACGCCAGGAAGTATACAACCAAAGCCTCGCCTCCAGGAAGATACTGGAACAGGTAGTGTTGCCCCAGTTACGTAGTCATAATATTAATCTCTATTACGGCGACTCCACTTACCTGCAGGAGCACTACGAAGAGATGATACATATCTTTATGTCGAAAGTATTATCGTACCTGCAACCGGTAACTATCACGTCACATACCAATGTATTCCTGGAAGACAGAATGCTTTACTTCCTGGTACATGTAAATGCAGGCAGAAGGCTGAACGATTTGAAAATTGTGCTGAACATTCCGGCGAACAGCCTGCCCAGGTTTTTCACCTTAAGTAAAGTGGATGATAAGCACTATATCGTGTACCTCGATGATATTATCAGGATAGGTGTACAATCGCTGTTCAAGAACTTTGAGTTCAAAGGCATCTATTCCATTAAAATAAACCGGAATGCCGATCTGCATGTTGACGATGATACCGAAGATGAAGCCGATTTTGTAGAAGTGTTACAACGAGGCCTTGATCTGCGTAAAACCGGCGCGCCTTCCCGCTTTCAATACGATGCTTCCATGCCGGAAACTTTAATTAAATTCTGCCACCAGCAGTTTCAGCTGGAAGAAGGTGAAATGTTGCCGGTGGGCCATTATTTAAGCAGCAGTGATTTCTTCCGGTTCCCTAACCCTAATGGAGGCAGTTTACAACAAGCAAACTGGACGCCATTAAAACACCCATCGTTATCACTATACGGCAATTATTTCAATGCTATTGCCAGCCAGGATTACCTGATCCATTTTCCATATCAATCTTACGATTATGTACTGGTGTTCTTCAATCTTGCAGTGCTGGACCAGGATGTAACGGAAATTATGGCCACCTTTTACCGGGTAGCGCAGGATTCGCATATTGTAAACGCCCTCATAAGCGCCGCCAAAAACGGCAAAAAGGTAAAGGCGTTTGTTGAATTAAAGGCCCGGTTCGATGAAGCCAATAACCTGCATTGGGCCAACGAGATGGCAAAGGCCGGTGTTGAAATTACCTATAGTATTCCGGGAATTAAAGTGCATGCAAAAGCCGCTTTAATAAAACGCCGGGAAAACGGAAAAGAAAAAAAGTACGCCTTCTTTGGCACCGGTAACTTCAATGAAAAAACGGCCGCTATTTATTCCGATATGGGTTTGTTCACTTCCAACCCCAACCTGTGTAACGAGCTGGAATCGATGTTTCAATATTTATACAAGCGGCAGCAGCCGGCGCCATTCAAACATTTGCTGGTAAGCCAGTTTGGAAGCCTGGAGAAATTTGTGCAGCTGATCGACAATGAAATTGCAGCCGCCAAACAGGGACAGCCTTCCGGCATTATCATTAAAGTAAATAACCTCGAAGAGGAAGAAGTAATTAATAAGTTGTACGAGGCATCGCGTGCAGGGGTTCCCATTAAATTGTGCGTGCGCAGTATTTGCCGTATTAAACCAGGCGTGCCCGGCCTAAGTGAAAATATTGAATTGATAAGGGTTGTAGGCAGATACCTGGAGCACAGCCGGGTGTTTATTTTTCATAACAAGGGGCAGCAGGATATTTACCTGGGTTCTGCCGACTGGATGAAACGTAACCTGAGAAGCCGCGTTGAAGTGGTGTTCCCGGTATATGATGAAGCTATAAAAAAGCAGGTGCTGGATTTTATTGCTATTCAATTTACGCCCGCCACAAAAACGCAATGGCTTTCTCCCAACCTGGAGCCAATGCCATGGGAAGAGGAAGTAAAACAGTATTGCCCGCAGCAGTCGTTTTATGATTATTTGAAGAACCAACAGAGTCAATAA
- a CDS encoding MFS transporter encodes MSLRMRKEKFVIPIMAVSAGSIVANLYYSQPILNKIAQTFGRPESQVGKISMLSQLGYGVGMFFLLPLGDKVNRKNLILGICVLLMLALLVMARVDNLSLLLFTSFLLGLFATPTQILLPMAAILGKENRGKTVGKVFSGILTGILGSRIISGWLADLWGWQSVFVFSAVLVLISCLLLYYFLPEIPKKFTGNYVNLLKSTLQLVKQYKTLRQAALLGAFTFGIFCSFWTTLTFHLSGAPFHYTAAEIGMFGIIAIGGALVAPTFGKMADKGNVFNNLFLTIGMIIVSLIGLQLFPVSVVVLCLVIFFLDIGVQATQITNFTRIYSLNEEAHSRLNTVYMTTYFIGGAMGTFFGLLSWKIGGWNMALWQMLLWSMIALVIIVLSRKGKL; translated from the coding sequence ATGAGTTTACGTATGAGGAAGGAAAAGTTTGTTATTCCCATTATGGCGGTGTCGGCGGGTTCTATAGTGGCCAATTTGTATTACAGTCAGCCTATTTTGAATAAAATTGCACAAACCTTTGGAAGACCTGAAAGCCAGGTGGGTAAAATAAGTATGTTGTCACAATTGGGATATGGCGTGGGCATGTTCTTCCTGTTGCCGTTGGGCGATAAGGTAAACCGTAAAAACCTGATTCTTGGGATTTGTGTGTTGCTGATGCTGGCCCTGCTGGTAATGGCGCGGGTTGACAACCTCTCCCTGTTATTATTTACCAGTTTTTTATTGGGGCTTTTTGCTACGCCCACCCAGATCCTGCTGCCCATGGCGGCTATCCTTGGTAAGGAGAACCGGGGCAAAACGGTAGGAAAAGTATTCAGCGGCATTTTGACTGGCATTCTTGGATCAAGAATTATCAGCGGCTGGCTGGCAGACCTTTGGGGATGGCAAAGTGTGTTTGTTTTTTCGGCGGTGCTGGTGTTGATAAGCTGTTTGCTGCTGTATTATTTTTTGCCCGAGATCCCTAAAAAGTTTACCGGGAATTATGTCAATCTGTTAAAGTCAACCCTGCAGTTGGTAAAACAATACAAAACGCTTAGGCAGGCTGCGTTGTTGGGGGCTTTTACCTTTGGCATATTTTGTTCCTTCTGGACCACGCTCACATTCCATTTAAGCGGTGCGCCGTTTCATTATACTGCTGCAGAGATCGGCATGTTTGGGATCATTGCCATTGGTGGCGCACTGGTGGCGCCCACGTTCGGAAAAATGGCCGACAAGGGCAATGTATTCAACAACCTGTTCCTTACTATAGGGATGATCATTGTAAGCCTGATCGGCTTACAATTGTTTCCGGTGTCGGTGGTAGTGTTGTGTTTGGTTATATTTTTCCTTGACATAGGCGTGCAGGCTACGCAGATCACCAACTTTACGCGCATTTACAGTTTAAACGAAGAAGCCCACAGCCGGCTGAATACTGTTTACATGACCACTTATTTTATTGGCGGGGCCATGGGTACTTTTTTCGGGTTGCTTAGCTGGAAGATCGGCGGCTGGAATATGGCGTTGTGGCAAATGTTGCTGTGGAGTATGATAGCGCTGGTGATTATTGTGTTGTCGAGGAAGGGGAAATTGTAA